The DNA sequence gcccttaCCCAGTGATACTttaggggtattctttttttaggggttattcttggctttgtactcaggaaatactcttggcagtgtagagagatcatatgggatgccagggattgaactgagattcAATTGCAAAGTGCAAAGGGCTTGCAATTGCAAAGCCCTAAGTGTAATTTCTAGCTCTGCATGCATCTCACCCCCTCTCTCAATAGCAGGCAGCACCCCATCACAGTACCCAAACCAAACCTATCAGTCTATATCTCTGGAGAGCCCCAGGCACTCTAAACATGCTTAAACCATGATTCTTAGTTTCTGAGTTAGTGAACACTTAAAAATGCTGGGAAATAGCATGATGTTCTAGAAGCACTCTGCTCTTTTTCTCCACGCACCTCTGCCATTGGGCTATTCCTGATGTGTTCTTTATAAGTCAGCAATGGCCAATGAAGCATTTTTAGgagttataatattatatttagttGGTTGTAATAGGAGTTATTTAGGAGTTATAATGAGAACCATTATAATCTCAAGTAAATGGGACCTGATATTTGGGGCTGGCATCTGAAGAGAGGGCTCAATCCTTCAGTTGAGGTATTGGAGGCAGCACTCCACTGGTGTAAAGCGAACTGGCTGGAAATATGCTCCCCAAGTGACCAGGTAACCCGGATGCTCACTGTGTCTGACTGAAGTTGAATATTAGAAATGCCAAACTAAAACCAGAAATGTTTgggtaagagaaaaaagaaatcacaattcTGCATTTCAAGAATTTTATTGAGTGGTCAGATCCCAGTGAATAATGCCAGTCATCACTCGACTCTGCGAAAATGTGCAATTAGATATACTCCGAGAAAGTGCGTCACCCAAAGTGGCTTAATTTGGATTATGCAGAGTGAAAAGAAACTtcctaatttttttgtcttttaatacattttttaaaatagaaaagcaaaaagcaaaacccAAAGCCATATTCAAACATTAtacatgtttttttgggggttattgatagtatcttttttaaaaagaaatcggGGGattagaatgatagcacaacaggtatggtatttgccttgcatgcaaccaacccaggtttgatccagcatcccatatggttccccaaggctgccaggagtaatttctgagcccagaaccaggagtaaaacctgaactctgttgggtgtggcctaaaaaccaccAACAAaattggccacacccaatgttcaggaattactcctatctctgcacttaggaattactcctggtggtgtttggaaagCTATATGGGAGGCCggattcaaatccaggttggccatgtgcaaggtaaacactatctttccaaccaagtatcattctttttttagatgttttctttctttgcttttgttttggggctacactaagcaatgcttaggggttattcctggatatgcactcaggaaacacCCCTGACAGTgctagggagatcatatgggatgccaggaatcaagccggGTTCactacaggcaaggcaagagccttacccacgatgctgtctctctggccccaatattatcCCTTTTTAATGGAGTGCTTTGCTTCCTTTATCATATGTAACCTCTCCCTTCTGCCATCCTCAGTCCTGCCTCACATGTGTTTCCTCTGTTGATCCCATATGGAACAGCCATCTGCTCCTCTGTCTGTCCATTCATATTTGGCATATCCTGCAACTCACTGATTATCATATTATCATATCACTGCCTATCACAGACAACTATCGAGAGCACTCACTATGTGCCAGGCACAGTGCCGGGAGGTGGAGAAAAACAGAGATAAGAGTCTTTGATCCCCCTCTTCCTCAACAAGCTCAGATACTGAgctgaatttttaaatgaatgtctGTCACATTATATGTCATCAATTCCCAGGCCCATCAGAAGAAAAATTGGGGATGTCTTCAAAGCAGAATACACTCTCTCAGGGCAATGCAGCCTACAACCATCACTTTTGAATCCAGTATCCTCTTCTCTGTGAAGTTAACTCCTCAAAGCCCAAGGCTGATCTTCTTGTCCTAAGCCTCTTGGGTGGCTGGTGGGGCATCAGTGTTGCCCATTTATTTGGGGGCAGGCAAGAGTGGGTAGGGTTGCCTTTCAAGAGGTTTTTACAAATTCCAAGTATGAAAAGCTCTTACTCCATCACCCTCATTTGCTATATTTGTGTTATAAACACAtatgaagaaaatttccaggtacCAAAGGGATGgaacagcagtggggtgtttgccttgcatgcggctgatcaagtacagatggtggtttgagtcccggcatcccatacgtcctcccagcctgctaggagcgattactgagtgcagagccatatttatttattttgtttttttttttttttttttttttttttggtcacaccggcagcactcaggggttattcctggctctgtactcagaaatcgctcctggcaggctctggggccccataggatgccgggattcaaaccaccattcatcctggatttgaaccaccatctgtcctgggtcagatgcatgcaaggcaaatgccctacagctgtgctatctctctggccccagcaacaaGATACTTTAAagttctaattttttataaagatccagcaggagtttttttttataacctcTGCatgtaattttttgtgtttttctgtgaaaatttTCTTAGCTTCAAACATACAAGCAGCAATTAAGCCAGCAGGTGATCTTCCCTTCCTCTATTCATTTTATATGTTTGAACCCAACACAAACTCAGCTCTTGTACTTGATTTACATTTTTGTCTTTGAGGTCTTGGGAGACCTAGAATggttatttgaaagaaaaaaaagagggtaaTCATgaagtataaaacaaaaactatgcaCCACATATAACAGAGTAAAAGTAAAACTATATTCTTGAGGCCTTCATTATGGTTCATGCCTGACAAAGGAGGACCCCTACAAATATTCACATTTGGAAGTATTTTCTCAGCCCCAGCAAATAAAATCCAGATTACAATGGCAGGCCTCTCTCACAGTCTATAGCATGAATATTTCCTTGAATTCATGCAACCAATCACTGGACGAAAATGACAACAGTTTTCATAGGAAAGCTCTCCCAAATtccagaacttttttcttttcttttcttttcttttttttttttttaacattttgccTTTTtggtggggccatacctgacagtgctcaggtgtttctcctggctctacattcagaaattactcctggctgtgcttgggggaccatatgagattctgggatgaAAATCAGGTCAGTcacctgtaaggcaaacacacttgcTTGCTGTATTGTCTCTGTATTATCTCAGCTCAGATCCCAGGCTTTCCCCCGACTCCTGGGTCATGTCTCCGTACACCCAGCCATATCCGATGAAATGATCCTCCATCTCGTCAAAAGCAAAAGTGCCTGATTGAGAAGGTTTCTTGTGAGCCTATTCCGAGCCCTTTGGCTATGAAGGCAATGTTGGGAGTTGGCATCCATTTCATGTTTCGTCTGAACTGCCCGGCTCTCTTGGAGGGTGATGACCATGTGAGAAATGAGTGAAGAGAAAGAGCAGAGCACGGGAGCAGTGATAACGCACAAGCTGCCAGCTCTCTCGGGCATACAACTTTGGGTGAACATTGAGGCTTTCCACAAAGGGCTTGTGCTTTTCCCTTACAGAAATGACTTGCCCTGAAAAGTTCACTTGGCAGATGTGGTCATGAACATGTctgcatatgtatgtgtgtacaaaGTGTGTTAGGAGGCTATGCGGCAAGTCCTTTGTGCCCTGGCCCCTTCCCTACCTCGTCAGTAAGGAAAACTTCATGCATTACACTTGGTCAGTTTGATATTCAGATGcttcagacaggctttctgaGAAGCTTAGGAAATTCTCCTGGTACTCAGAGCAAACAATCTCATAACGATAGTGCCGGAACTCTACTGCCAAGGTGCCAAAGAAAGACACAAAACACATCACCAGGCCCCACTGAATCCTGGCTGCATACATGTGAATACCCTGCGACATGAGGATAAAGTCTGGAAAGGGCAGTCAAGGAAAGGAGTCCTGCCAGCCACATTCAAACTCTACTCTCCTATGGCTTTTCCTATTACCAGCCAAACCCTCAGCACCAAGCTGACAGCTCAAAAGGGTGCAGCAAAAGGTTTGCCTGGACAAGGCCCATCCCctttgtttgatccctagcactgtcttccctcctcccccagttCTGCTGGACTATTAATTAGCATGAGTTTGTTGGATAAGTGATACCAGGAAACATCAAGCTATTTGTGTTAGTCATGGATGATTTTACTTAATCTCCACAATAATTCTACAATGATCATTAGTGAATTAAAAAAGGATGTAAACTAAGGTTTCCTGTGCTTACACCATAGAAATGTGTTCTTGCACTGTGGGATTTGGCAGCTGTGCTGAGGGAGGGCAGGGGTCAGACTCAtggaaaagaaaacctcagaactaaatttaaaaaactcagaaatcggggcaggagagatagtacagcagtagggcatttgccttgcatgcaaccgatccaggatggatggtggttcaaattctggcaccccatatggtaccctgtgcctgccaggagccatttctgagcacaaagccaggagtaacccctgaccaccattgggtgtgacccaaaatccaaaaaacaaaacaaaacaaaaccaaaaaagaccctcaaaacaaacaaacaaaacaccctcagaaataaaatagaaaggcaaaagagaaataagagaaaaatagggACATTAAGGCCGAAAAGATACCCCCCACAACCTAATATAtcctctatatattttttgttgtgttttttgggtcacacccagcagcactcagggttactcctggctctacactcagaaatcgctcctggtgggctcaggggactatatgggatgctgggattcgaaccatcgtcctgcatgcaagacaaatgccctacctccatgttatctctccgcccccgCCCCccctctaggttttttttttctccagatccctaattatcttgttttgtttgcttttgcttttttttttttttagtcatagccagcagtgctcagaactgactctgaacttagggatcattcttgatgtTGCTTAGGTGACCATAGGAttacaaggatcaaacctagatcagccacatgcaaagcaaccctacctgctgtagtattgctttgaatcaaaaaaaaaaaaaagtttaagatggaagaaaaatgtcatgattcTCTTTTGTTTATGCATCCCATGTTTTTCACAGTGAGAAACCTTGCCTTGCTTTTAGAATAAGGACATCATCGGTGATAAAGAGAACACATCACACCTTTCCTACAGATGAGAACAATCTTGAAAAAATAGAGTTTGCTTTATTTGATGTTCTCTATTACCTCTTTGGAATGAAAAGTGTATTTTGAGTTTTGTCTTTAGGCTCATctatttttctgctttattttaagATTCTGAGATGATCTGACTCTACCTATATCCTAATCAATTGGGAGTATCCAttttctcatcttccacagaGGCAAATTATATGTGCTTTAATCTCACTAGCAAACAACCTTCTCACATTTAAAGGATACAGAGGACCACGCAGAGCGTGATAACTGCTGAGAGAATAACACGCGGAATCCCAGCTTTTCGTCCTTCATTCTTGATATTGACTTTCAGTGTCAATGCGGACTGGATCCAGCAGGTCAATGTGCCAAACCCAAAGGTCAACGAAGTTCCCACATTATGGATTTCTTCATCATTTGTGAGCTAGAGAAACACAAGTTATGATGTGGTGAGAGAGTATTTAGGGAAGACAAACAAATGGGATAcgaaatgcagaaaaaaaaagcaggtaaagaTATCCTAATAGTGACATAAGAGACTGTAGAGTCCCATCCATCTCCACTGACATACtgtatttgttttcaatttctttgtttgctGAGCAAAAAAGGGTCTTAATAATATCTCCAAGTTCAAAATATTTGTGCAAGAAAGCCATCAAggtaatctatttcttttttctctttttttaggggatggagaggcacacccagcagtgctcagggcttactcctgtctctgtgctctgggatcagtcTTGATGATTGACCCAGTAAAGGGTGGGGGAAGgtggctgggatcaaaccctgatcagctgcttgcaaggggaATACCCAACCACTGtcttatctctctagctctatttcttccattcatttttcagaaaaattctgtgggaaagtaaaaaaacaaaaacaaaaacaaaaggagactgatatacaaaataatgtcaaatttctttttttttttttttttttggtttttggtttttgggccacacccgtttgacgctcaggggttactcctggctatgtgctcagaaatcgcccctggcttggggggaccatatgggacgccgggggatcgaaccgcggtccttccttggctagcgcttgcaaggcagacaccttacctccagcgccacctacccggccccaaaataatgTCAAATTTCTAGTAATAATACAAAgcccaagttttttgtttgtttgtttgtttgtttttgggccacacccggcggtgctcaagggttactcctggctatctgctcagaaattgcctctggcaggcatgggggaccatatgggattcgaaccaaccaccttaggttctacttggatcagctgcttgcaaggcaaacgccactgtgctatctctctggccccatgttttttaGACTAAAACCAGAGATCCAAGATCTGGCTGTATTACTGATTGAGAAAGACAACTTCTAAGTAGGACATGAGTTTATTGGcagatataataaataatatttggatTATTCTTTGTCCCCTAGAATACTGGCCTAtcaatataccgtattttccggcgtataagacgacttttgaaacaaaaaaaaagtcaaccgaaaatcgggggtcatcttatacgctgactatatcccgaaaaatgtttcaatatgccgctaaacaaaaattgtctgaatattgccacaaaacgatttttccaactcgatcctgcaccaatcactgcaaggctacatggaccacctctctaactcagccaattcaagcaggcttttgatgcatgcaaattagacaatgttctggagcCGAATCttcactgtcaaaagcctgctcagattggccagagtcagagaggaagtctattacagtagaacctttgaacctttgcttgttgtgattggctcactgtgatatatacagttgcagcacaggaacgttctgtctgatacagcaaatacaggcctaaacctatgttttaactgcaaaattagggggttgtcttatacgcctagTCAttttatacgccagcaaatacggtaatctgaaacagattttgtttttcttttataacagGAAGGTTGCCACCAATGAGTTTTTCCTATAGCGATCCATTTATTAGTTAATTCTCTTACAGAATTAATAGGTTCACAGAGACCATTTGAGTTATTTTATTGGGGGCTAACTCCTCAGATATTTActcactggggctggagtggtagcacagtggtagagcattgccttgcatgtgtctgacccaggacgggctcaggttcaatccccagcaccccatatggtctcctgagccaggagcaatttctgagtgcagagccaggagtaacccctgaatgctgttgggtgtggccccaaaacaaaacaaaacaaaacaatttactcactggcaaatatttttttgggccatacccaggagtGTTTaagagtcactcctagcagtgctcaggggacaaatgtgcttgggttcaaaccctagactcTTGCATGCACAACATAGTCTCCATTCTGTTGAGCTCAAGCTCttcaagctctctctctctctctctctctctctctctctctctctctctctccctctctctcttgatAATTATGCACTAATATTAAAACacctttaataattatatatattttaattgcacATTACTTCAACATTTACCTTTGAAGcagtgttgctttttttttttggtttttgggccacacccgtttgacgctcaggggttactcctggctatgtgctcagaaatcgcccctggcttggggggaccatatgggacaccaggggatcgaaccgcggtccgtcctacgctagcgcttgcaaggcagacac is a window from the Suncus etruscus isolate mSunEtr1 chromosome 16, mSunEtr1.pri.cur, whole genome shotgun sequence genome containing:
- the TMEM150C gene encoding transmembrane protein 150C translates to MDGKKCSVWMFLPLVFTVFTSAGLWIVYFIAVEDDKIFPLNSAERKPGVKHAPYISIAGNDPPASCVFSQVMNMAAFLALVVAVLRFIQLKPKVLNPWLNISGLVALCLASFGMTLLGNFQLTNDEEIHNVGTSLTFGFGTLTCWIQSALTLKVNIKNEGRKAGIPRVILSAVITLCVVLYFILMSQGIHMYAARIQWGLVMCFVSFFGTLAVEFRHYRYEIVCSEYQENFLSFSESLSEASEYQTDQV